A stretch of Mesorhizobium sp. M2A.F.Ca.ET.046.03.2.1 DNA encodes these proteins:
- the clpB gene encoding ATP-dependent chaperone ClpB, with protein sequence MNLEKYSERVRGFIQSAQTMALSRNHQQFTPEHMLKVLVDDDEGLAASLIERAGGNARDVKLGVETALEAMPKVEGGNGQLYLAQPLAKVFSTAEDLAKKAGDSFVTVERLLQALVMEKSAKTADILSKAGVTAQALNQAINDIRKGRTADSASAEQGYDALKKYARDLTADARAGKLDPVIGRDDEIRRTIQVLSRRTKNNPVLIGEPGVGKTAIAEGLALRIVNGDVPESLKDKQLMALDMGALIAGAKYRGEFEERLKAVLNEVTSASGNIILFIDEMHTLVGAGKADGAMDASNLLKPALARGELHCVGATTLDEYRKHVEKDAALARRFQPVFVDEPTVEDTVSILRGLKEKYEQHHKVRISDSALVSAATLSNRYIADRFLPDKAIDLVDEAASRLRMQVDSKPEALDEVDRRIMQLKIEREALKVEKDEASKDRLARLEKELAGLEEESTALTTKWQAEKQKLGLAADLKKQLDEMRNELAIAQRKGEFQRAGELAYGKIPELEKKLKEAEAQDGKTGMVEEVVTPDHVAHVVSRWTGIPVDKMLEGQREKLLRMEDEIGKRVVGQGEAVQAVSKAVRRARAGLQDPNRPIGSFMFLGPTGVGKTELTKALASFLFDDETALVRIDMSEFMEKHSVARLIGAPPGYVGYEEGGALTEAVRRRPYQVVLFDEIEKAHPDVFNVLLQVLDDGRLTDGQGRTVDFRNTLIIMTSNLGAEYLVSLSDDQDVDAVRDEVMGVVKASFRPEFLNRVDEVILFHRLRRQDMDRIVEIQLKRLENLLVDRKITLSLDHDAIEWLASKGYDPAYGARPLKRVMQKELQDPLAEKILLGEILDGSTVKVTAGSDRLNFRSKPTVVATEAAA encoded by the coding sequence ATGAATCTTGAAAAATACTCGGAGCGCGTGCGCGGCTTCATCCAGTCCGCGCAGACCATGGCGCTCTCGCGCAACCATCAGCAATTCACACCTGAACATATGCTGAAGGTGCTCGTCGACGATGACGAGGGCCTTGCCGCGTCCCTGATCGAGCGCGCCGGCGGCAATGCTCGCGACGTCAAGCTCGGCGTCGAGACGGCGCTCGAGGCCATGCCCAAGGTCGAAGGCGGCAATGGCCAGCTCTATCTTGCCCAGCCGCTCGCCAAGGTGTTCTCGACCGCCGAGGACCTGGCCAAGAAGGCCGGCGACAGCTTCGTCACCGTCGAGCGGCTGCTCCAGGCGCTCGTCATGGAGAAGTCGGCCAAGACCGCCGACATCCTGTCCAAGGCGGGCGTCACCGCGCAGGCGCTCAACCAGGCTATCAATGATATCCGCAAGGGCCGCACCGCCGACTCGGCCAGCGCCGAGCAAGGCTATGACGCGCTGAAGAAATACGCGCGCGACCTGACAGCCGACGCCCGCGCGGGCAAGCTCGATCCGGTCATCGGCCGCGACGACGAGATCCGCCGCACTATCCAGGTGCTGTCGCGGCGCACCAAGAACAACCCCGTGCTGATCGGCGAGCCGGGCGTCGGCAAGACGGCGATCGCCGAGGGCCTGGCGCTGCGCATCGTCAATGGCGACGTGCCGGAATCGCTGAAGGACAAGCAGTTGATGGCGCTCGACATGGGCGCGCTGATTGCCGGCGCCAAATATCGCGGCGAGTTCGAGGAGCGGCTGAAGGCCGTGCTCAACGAGGTCACCTCGGCCAGCGGCAACATCATCCTGTTCATCGACGAGATGCACACGCTGGTCGGCGCCGGCAAGGCCGACGGTGCTATGGACGCGTCCAACCTGTTGAAGCCCGCGCTGGCGCGCGGCGAACTGCACTGCGTCGGCGCGACCACGCTCGACGAGTACCGCAAGCATGTCGAGAAGGACGCCGCCCTTGCCCGCCGGTTCCAGCCCGTCTTCGTCGACGAGCCGACGGTGGAGGACACGGTCTCGATCCTGCGCGGCCTGAAGGAGAAATACGAGCAGCACCACAAGGTGCGCATTTCCGATTCCGCACTGGTGTCGGCAGCGACGCTTTCCAACCGCTATATCGCCGACCGCTTCCTGCCGGACAAGGCGATCGACCTGGTAGACGAGGCGGCGTCGCGGCTGCGCATGCAGGTCGATTCCAAGCCCGAGGCGCTGGACGAGGTCGACCGCCGCATCATGCAACTGAAGATCGAGCGCGAGGCGCTGAAGGTCGAGAAGGACGAGGCTTCGAAGGACCGGCTTGCCCGGCTGGAGAAGGAACTCGCCGGCCTCGAGGAGGAATCGACCGCGCTGACCACGAAGTGGCAGGCCGAAAAGCAGAAGCTCGGCCTCGCTGCCGACCTGAAGAAGCAGCTCGACGAGATGCGCAACGAACTGGCGATCGCGCAGCGCAAGGGCGAGTTCCAGCGCGCCGGCGAGCTTGCCTATGGCAAGATCCCGGAACTGGAGAAGAAGCTCAAGGAAGCCGAGGCCCAGGACGGCAAGACCGGCATGGTGGAAGAGGTGGTCACCCCTGACCACGTCGCGCATGTCGTGTCGCGCTGGACCGGCATTCCGGTCGACAAGATGCTCGAAGGGCAGCGCGAGAAGCTGCTGCGCATGGAAGACGAGATCGGCAAGCGGGTCGTCGGCCAGGGCGAGGCCGTGCAGGCGGTGTCCAAGGCTGTTCGGCGCGCCCGCGCCGGCCTGCAGGATCCAAACCGGCCGATCGGCTCGTTCATGTTCCTCGGGCCCACCGGCGTCGGCAAGACCGAGCTCACCAAGGCGCTGGCCAGCTTCCTGTTCGACGACGAGACGGCGCTGGTGCGCATCGACATGTCGGAGTTCATGGAGAAGCATTCCGTCGCCCGGCTGATCGGCGCGCCTCCCGGCTATGTCGGCTATGAGGAAGGCGGCGCGCTGACCGAAGCGGTGCGGCGCCGGCCTTACCAAGTGGTGCTGTTCGACGAGATCGAGAAGGCGCATCCGGACGTGTTCAACGTGCTCCTGCAGGTGCTCGATGACGGCCGGCTGACCGACGGCCAGGGCCGCACGGTCGACTTCCGCAACACGCTGATCATCATGACGTCGAACCTCGGCGCCGAATACCTGGTCAGCCTCAGCGACGACCAGGATGTCGATGCCGTGCGCGACGAGGTGATGGGCGTGGTGAAAGCCTCGTTCCGGCCCGAGTTCCTCAACCGCGTCGACGAGGTGATCCTGTTCCACCGGCTGCGCCGGCAGGACATGGACCGCATCGTCGAGATCCAGCTCAAGCGGTTGGAGAACCTGCTCGTCGACCGCAAGATCACGCTGTCGCTCGATCACGACGCGATCGAGTGGCTGGCCTCGAAAGGCTACGACCCGGCCTATGGCGCCAGGCCGCTGAAGCGGGTGATGCAGAAGGAACTGCAGGATCCGCTGGCGGAGAAGATCCTGCTCGGTGAGATCCTCGA
- the prmC gene encoding peptide chain release factor N(5)-glutamine methyltransferase, translating into MADRLPAALGPLLRAARERLATAGIDDPGLDSRLIVEHFSGTTRTQAIADPGQKVGSAALSAIESALRRRVAGEPAHRILGYREFYGLRLSLSPETLEPRPDTETLVDAILPFARTTAERLGECRILDLGTGTGAIALALLNAVPVATATGVDISPDALATAAGNARDLGLGGRFKALHSNWFEKVSGSYHVIASNPPYIPSREIGNLQDEVRDFDPHRALDGGADGLDPYRVIAAEAAGFLETQGRVAVEIGHTQKNEVSGIFAAAGYVLTGTHRDLGGNDRVLVFERRKP; encoded by the coding sequence ATGGCTGATCGACTGCCCGCCGCGCTTGGCCCGCTGCTCAGGGCGGCGCGCGAACGTCTGGCCACCGCCGGCATTGACGATCCAGGGCTCGATTCCCGGCTGATCGTCGAACATTTTTCCGGCACGACCCGCACCCAGGCAATTGCCGACCCAGGGCAAAAGGTGGGTTCGGCGGCGCTTTCGGCCATCGAATCCGCCCTGAGGCGTCGCGTCGCAGGCGAGCCGGCGCACCGCATCCTCGGTTATCGCGAATTCTACGGCTTGCGCCTGTCGCTCTCACCGGAGACGCTTGAGCCGCGGCCGGACACCGAGACGCTGGTAGACGCCATTCTGCCTTTCGCCAGGACAACGGCGGAAAGGCTCGGCGAATGCCGCATTCTCGACCTCGGCACCGGAACCGGCGCCATCGCGCTGGCCCTGCTCAACGCCGTTCCGGTTGCCACCGCGACGGGCGTCGACATTTCACCAGACGCATTGGCGACTGCGGCCGGAAATGCCCGGGATCTGGGGCTCGGCGGGCGCTTCAAAGCCTTGCATTCCAACTGGTTCGAAAAAGTTTCGGGCTCCTACCATGTAATTGCCTCGAACCCTCCCTATATACCCAGTCGAGAGATTGGAAATCTGCAGGACGAGGTCCGCGATTTCGACCCGCACCGGGCCTTGGATGGTGGTGCGGATGGTTTGGACCCCTACCGGGTCATCGCCGCCGAAGCGGCAGGATTTCTGGAAACGCAAGGCAGGGTAGCGGTCGAGATCGGCCACACGCAGAAAAACGAGGTCAGCGGAATATTCGCGGCAGCGGGCTATGTGTTAACCGGAACACATCGCGACCTCGGCGGCAATGACAGAGTTCTGGTGTTCGAGCGGCGAAAGCCCTGA
- a CDS encoding DUF4167 domain-containing protein codes for MRGRNNNGGGGNNNNRKGPNPLTRTYESNGPDVKIRGSAQQIAEKYATLARDAQSSGDRVMAENYLQHAEHYNRIIAAAQAQMPIQNAQQNRDDFDDDLDEDRDEFDSVGNSNGGGAEAPAAANGSGPQPVIEGTPAELAYNQENGRDNNRRDNNQRDNRDNNGRDRHRDRRNGGYGQYGQNGQRGDNAQRGEHGGQQFDQNRRNETPAQPEAAGEAGPQAEQAPQFDSFSPAALAAQAELNEAAMDNGGGRRPRRPRRPRGTYADQAGNGEQGDQPQGASPEKAGEAHNAPSNGGEAGAKPAEEARPASEPVASEPAPVAGEAPGEPVTADANN; via the coding sequence ATGCGCGGTCGCAACAACAATGGCGGCGGTGGCAACAACAACAACCGCAAGGGGCCAAATCCCCTGACCCGCACCTACGAGAGCAACGGCCCGGACGTGAAGATCCGCGGATCGGCTCAACAGATCGCCGAAAAATACGCCACACTCGCCCGTGACGCGCAGAGCTCCGGCGACAGGGTGATGGCGGAGAACTATCTCCAGCACGCCGAGCACTACAATCGCATCATTGCCGCCGCGCAGGCGCAGATGCCGATCCAGAACGCCCAGCAAAACCGCGACGACTTCGACGATGATCTCGATGAGGATCGTGACGAGTTCGATTCTGTCGGCAACAGCAACGGCGGTGGAGCCGAGGCGCCGGCCGCGGCGAACGGCTCGGGGCCGCAGCCTGTGATCGAAGGCACGCCGGCGGAGCTCGCCTACAACCAGGAAAACGGCCGCGACAACAACCGGCGCGACAACAACCAGCGCGACAACCGCGACAACAATGGCCGCGACCGGCATCGTGACCGCCGCAACGGCGGCTACGGCCAGTATGGCCAGAACGGTCAGCGTGGCGACAACGCCCAGCGCGGCGAGCATGGCGGCCAGCAGTTCGACCAGAACCGGCGCAATGAGACCCCGGCGCAGCCCGAGGCCGCTGGAGAAGCCGGACCCCAGGCCGAGCAGGCGCCGCAGTTCGACAGTTTCTCGCCGGCAGCGCTCGCCGCACAGGCGGAGCTCAACGAAGCCGCCATGGACAATGGCGGCGGTCGCCGGCCGCGGCGTCCGCGCCGCCCGCGCGGCACCTACGCCGACCAGGCCGGCAATGGCGAGCAGGGCGACCAGCCGCAGGGCGCAAGCCCCGAAAAGGCGGGCGAAGCACACAATGCGCCGAGCAATGGCGGCGAGGCCGGCGCCAAGCCCGCCGAAGAGGCAAGGCCGGCAAGCGAGCCTGTCGCCAGCGAGCCGGCGCCGGTCGCCGGCGAAGCTCCCGGCGAGCCTGTGACCGCCGACGCGAACAACTGA